In a single window of the Lebetimonas sp. JH292 genome:
- a CDS encoding flagellar hook-basal body complex protein — MMRSLWSGVSGLNAHQVAMDVEANNIANVNTVGFKYSRTNFQNLLSQTVKSATAPQGKLGGKNSLQIGLGTSVSAVETLFKQGSIQNTDKNTDMAINGDGFFVVSGDGGKTYKYTRAGDFTFDANGNFVDPNGMIVQGWLADPDTHTIDTAKGVQPISIPPGLTTPANATSKIQIKANLNSGDHIKEMSGTRPTIDQTADISGLYNASGEQLSLTPDKDTLTLAIEDANGNINNYTFTYGKSTSNTDRKFTTIKDLLDEINEIIKDPTGTKPSSEYKVYLNGNGQIVDPENKIKTETTLSSTNTELENIFKGLNGPSTTTEPMKSLKNSFIGADDVGELFNASGDAFNIEEGQGIKVNINGLGETRNFIYSKTPINETEGCGSASGSYQPKENTVSDSNEGLHWLYNSTTNDDNNRAFMNVNQKISFQIDKNADGIIDDTLTYVYGKDFQTFSDLCCLLNSDFTSNNINDNVSFENGKMKETQDIIKNVQLKDSNGTINDSNSNTPLGKLSQIFKSLGNGTSTDTFYKNDTYYFHDIQDLAYVWQLAIDDSGDTSNSTSGNSGIVSIDENGKLNIKNTSANSFNINLSGYPNDEKDNDLFTEAFSPINGSLAAGGSTFSQAINAATHTTSIDVFDSLGSKHTLTLHFRKAHTSENPNDPTVWKWYADVPAPSSLDQPANGYVKFNPDGSINSYNPPSLIFNPNNGANSGQALQLDLGNIGKFDGITSFEAPSSTSGQTQNGYPGGDLQSLVVDQTGTVIGVFSNGRSYSLAQVALAKFVNNEGLMSEGGTLFNASPNSGEPIVGTAGTGGRGAVQPSALEMSNVDLSRSLTQLIVIQRGFQANSKTITTSDEMLNTLLQLKR; from the coding sequence GTCAAACAGTAAAAAGCGCTACTGCACCGCAGGGAAAACTCGGTGGAAAAAATTCACTTCAAATAGGTCTTGGAACAAGTGTCAGCGCAGTTGAAACATTGTTTAAACAAGGAAGTATTCAAAATACCGACAAAAATACAGATATGGCAATTAACGGAGACGGTTTTTTTGTTGTGAGTGGAGACGGAGGAAAAACATATAAATATACAAGAGCCGGAGATTTTACATTTGATGCAAACGGTAATTTTGTTGACCCAAACGGAATGATAGTACAAGGATGGCTTGCAGACCCGGACACACATACAATAGATACCGCAAAAGGGGTTCAGCCGATATCTATTCCACCAGGTCTTACCACACCGGCAAACGCTACAAGTAAAATTCAAATAAAAGCAAATCTAAACAGTGGGGATCATATTAAAGAAATGAGCGGAACAAGACCTACTATTGATCAGACTGCAGATATTAGCGGATTATATAATGCAAGTGGAGAACAATTATCTTTAACCCCTGATAAAGACACTTTGACTTTGGCAATAGAAGATGCAAACGGAAATATAAACAATTATACATTTACTTACGGAAAAAGCACATCAAATACAGACAGAAAATTTACCACCATAAAAGATTTATTAGACGAAATCAATGAAATAATAAAAGATCCAACCGGTACAAAACCATCATCAGAATACAAAGTTTATTTAAACGGAAACGGACAAATTGTGGATCCGGAAAACAAAATAAAAACAGAAACCACACTTTCATCTACCAATACGGAATTAGAAAATATTTTCAAAGGTTTAAACGGACCCTCAACCACTACAGAGCCTATGAAATCCTTAAAAAACAGTTTTATCGGTGCCGACGATGTAGGCGAGCTTTTTAATGCAAGCGGTGATGCGTTTAATATAGAAGAAGGACAGGGAATTAAAGTTAATATAAACGGACTTGGGGAAACAAGAAATTTCATATATTCAAAAACACCAATAAATGAAACCGAAGGCTGCGGAAGTGCAAGCGGCTCTTATCAGCCAAAGGAAAATACCGTTTCTGATTCGAATGAAGGGCTTCACTGGTTATATAATTCCACAACAAATGATGATAATAACCGTGCATTTATGAATGTCAATCAAAAAATATCATTCCAAATTGATAAAAACGCAGACGGAATAATAGATGACACATTAACATATGTTTATGGAAAAGATTTCCAGACATTCAGTGATTTATGCTGCCTTTTGAATTCAGATTTTACAAGCAATAATATAAATGACAATGTAAGTTTTGAAAACGGTAAAATGAAAGAAACCCAGGATATAATTAAAAATGTACAATTAAAAGATTCCAATGGAACAATCAATGATTCAAATTCAAACACCCCTCTTGGGAAATTGTCTCAAATTTTCAAATCTTTGGGCAACGGCACATCAACAGATACATTTTATAAAAATGATACATATTATTTTCACGATATTCAGGATTTGGCATATGTATGGCAATTGGCGATAGATGACAGCGGAGATACTTCAAATTCAACATCCGGAAACAGCGGTATTGTTTCAATAGATGAAAACGGAAAATTAAATATAAAAAACACCTCAGCAAATTCATTTAATATAAATTTATCTGGTTATCCGAATGATGAAAAAGACAATGATTTATTTACGGAAGCTTTTTCACCGATAAACGGAAGTTTGGCAGCAGGAGGATCAACCTTTTCACAGGCTATTAATGCTGCAACTCACACAACAAGCATTGATGTGTTTGATTCGCTTGGCAGCAAGCACACTTTAACACTTCATTTCAGAAAAGCACATACATCTGAAAATCCGAACGATCCGACAGTTTGGAAATGGTATGCCGATGTCCCGGCACCTTCGTCTCTTGATCAGCCGGCAAACGGATATGTAAAATTTAATCCTGACGGAAGTATAAATTCCTATAATCCTCCTAGTTTAATATTTAATCCTAACAACGGAGCCAATTCAGGACAGGCCCTACAGCTTGATTTAGGAAACATTGGCAAATTTGACGGAATCACATCTTTTGAAGCGCCTAGTTCCACTAGCGGACAGACGCAAAACGGTTATCCGGGAGGAGATTTGCAAAGTTTAGTAGTTGATCAGACAGGAACGGTAATAGGGGTATTCTCCAACGGCAGAAGTTATTCCCTAGCCCAGGTTGCATTAGCAAAATTTGTCAATAACGAAGGCTTGATGAGCGAGGGTGGAACACTGTTCAACGCTTCGCCAAATTCAGGTGAACCGATAGTAGGAACTGCCGGAACAGGGGGAAGAGGTGCTGTTCAGCCAAGTGCTCTTGAAATGAGCAATGTTGATTTAAGCAGAAGTTTAACTCAGTTAATTGTAATTCAAAGAGGATTTCAGGCAAATTCAAAAACTATTACAACAAGTGATGAGATGTTAAATACACTTTTACAGCTTAAAAGATAG
- a CDS encoding 6-hydroxymethylpterin diphosphokinase MptE-like protein: MNLFQKNINFFYQNIPSFYKLITSIKTRRYQLVNNNILDTQTNTYLYPNSIDEDSIIFSYNPVQNSLWEKNFFYINPEELDEKEFYLTGKIVNSLTDKAKNLNYTDGFYFEDNFLPATVILGLLSGKHIEILAQKHNFQSLFIYEPEPEFFAISLYFIDYEKLYKKLRGKLFVFIKNKINYFAIEKFYFERIITSNFARFTLTTYENKFIIDAKNKFNKISVLKNRGWGTFEDEIKGIKNHLQNIEKYPLLNKSKKLNIPVCIAANGKSLEKNIEFIKKNKDSMIIISVGTALKPLIKAGLQSDFHIEQERIDTLIEALKDILPNYRGYFLGASVVNPKIFQMAKKPLMYIREAFTLENNYFTLKYSSPIVGNTGMAFASEFSNEIYLCGMDLGFRLGERKHSYGSFYDNKEDTEQKGIKVKGNLSDDIYSDSLFLSSKSNIEKLIKEKQTNVYNLSDGAYIEGSVPIKDKKLPIIDKEKYIRKIINCFNKTDYKDEKPDIKNLLLAISKAMDIKIDSKEKLTSLIEGLEDLIKTYEQIDKSGFLLLRGSLFHILNNLYILSYKIDFKNYNKLTKK; the protein is encoded by the coding sequence ATGAATCTTTTTCAAAAAAATATAAATTTTTTTTATCAAAACATTCCTTCGTTTTATAAATTAATAACTTCAATAAAAACAAGAAGATACCAGCTTGTAAACAATAATATACTTGATACACAAACAAATACTTATCTTTATCCAAATTCTATTGATGAAGATTCAATCATATTTTCATATAATCCTGTACAAAATTCTTTATGGGAAAAAAATTTTTTTTATATTAATCCAGAAGAATTAGATGAAAAAGAATTTTATTTAACAGGCAAAATAGTAAATTCTTTAACTGATAAAGCTAAAAACTTAAATTACACCGATGGATTTTATTTTGAAGATAATTTTTTACCTGCAACTGTTATTTTAGGATTATTATCAGGCAAACATATAGAAATATTAGCGCAAAAACATAATTTTCAGTCTCTTTTTATATATGAACCGGAACCGGAATTTTTTGCAATAAGTCTGTATTTTATAGATTATGAAAAACTTTATAAAAAATTAAGAGGAAAACTGTTTGTTTTCATAAAAAATAAAATTAATTATTTTGCAATTGAAAAATTTTATTTTGAAAGAATCATAACGTCAAATTTTGCCAGATTCACCCTCACCACCTATGAAAACAAATTTATAATAGATGCCAAAAATAAATTTAATAAAATTTCCGTTTTAAAAAACAGAGGATGGGGAACTTTCGAAGATGAAATAAAAGGAATAAAAAATCATTTGCAAAATATTGAAAAATATCCTCTGTTAAATAAATCCAAAAAATTAAATATTCCTGTTTGTATAGCAGCCAATGGAAAAAGTTTGGAAAAAAATATTGAATTTATTAAAAAAAACAAAGATTCCATGATAATAATTTCAGTAGGAACTGCGCTTAAACCTTTAATAAAAGCAGGATTGCAAAGTGATTTTCATATAGAACAGGAAAGAATAGATACATTAATTGAAGCTTTAAAAGATATATTACCAAATTACAGGGGTTATTTTTTAGGAGCAAGTGTTGTAAATCCAAAAATTTTCCAAATGGCAAAAAAACCTTTAATGTATATCAGGGAAGCTTTTACACTGGAAAACAATTATTTTACTTTAAAATATTCCTCCCCAATAGTCGGAAACACAGGTATGGCATTTGCAAGTGAATTTAGTAATGAAATATATCTATGCGGAATGGATTTAGGTTTCAGACTGGGGGAGAGAAAACATTCATATGGAAGTTTTTATGACAATAAAGAAGACACAGAACAAAAAGGGATTAAAGTAAAAGGAAATTTAAGTGATGATATATATAGCGATTCATTGTTTTTAAGCAGCAAAAGCAATATAGAAAAATTAATAAAAGAAAAACAGACAAATGTTTATAATTTAAGTGATGGTGCTTATATTGAGGGTTCAGTTCCAATAAAAGACAAAAAATTACCTATTATTGATAAAGAAAAATACATACGAAAAATAATAAACTGTTTTAATAAAACTGATTATAAAGATGAAAAACCGGATATTAAAAATCTGCTTTTGGCAATAAGCAAAGCTATGGATATAAAAATTGATTCAAAAGAAAAACTTACATCGCTTATTGAAGGGCTTGAAGATTTGATTAAAACATATGAGCAAATCGACAAATCCGGGTTTTTGCTTCTTAGAGGCTCTTTATTCCATATTTTAAATAATTTATACATCCTCTCGTATAAAATAGATTTTAAAAATTATAATAAACTCACAAAAAAATAA
- a CDS encoding helix-hairpin-helix domain-containing protein yields MSNSEIAKILSLTADLLDIKGENPFKVRAYRNAARLVEGSSKDFEKLVKEEFDLTKLPGIGHDLSEYIKEIVTTGKFSKLEELKKQIPLGLIDMLSIEGLGPKRIKEIYDAFHITSLEELKKYAQNGELDKLPGFGPKLIEKILKGVKQLKKAGIRFLWADVEEVAEEIRKYLLDFPGVEIVDIAGSYRRRKETVGDLDILVIADDYMKVSEYFTNYKRVKEVYSKGLTRSTVFLDNSLQIDLRAVTKESYGSALHYFTGSKAHNIAIRKMAIDMGLKVNEYGIYKGTKRIAGKSEEEVYETMGLRYIEPELRENRGEIEAAKNNNLPKLVREDDIKGDLKVYFNKNIKEIIDEAEKKGYEFLGICTKNIEDLEKIKKLKSKLKIYSVIECKIDKNGELNYSKDKIKDFDIVYGSVEDNFNLDKVIQTKRIINALNHIDVLSHPICRKIQKFDGIDIEFEQILKAAKEKNKILEIDARRDRLDLDDSKIKLAKETGVRMCINSYATNKKELYNMKYGLNQARRGWAEREDLINTLKNFI; encoded by the coding sequence ATGAGCAATAGTGAAATTGCCAAGATACTTTCTCTTACAGCGGATTTGCTTGATATAAAAGGGGAAAATCCGTTTAAAGTAAGAGCATACAGGAATGCCGCAAGGCTTGTTGAAGGATCGAGTAAAGATTTTGAAAAGCTAGTAAAAGAGGAGTTTGATTTAACAAAATTGCCTGGAATAGGGCATGATTTGAGCGAATATATAAAAGAAATAGTAACTACAGGAAAATTTTCCAAACTGGAAGAGCTTAAAAAACAGATTCCTCTGGGACTTATTGATATGCTTAGCATTGAAGGCCTCGGTCCAAAAAGAATAAAAGAAATTTATGACGCTTTTCATATTACAAGTCTTGAAGAACTTAAAAAATATGCCCAAAACGGTGAGCTTGATAAACTTCCCGGATTTGGCCCTAAACTGATTGAAAAAATATTAAAAGGTGTTAAGCAGCTTAAAAAAGCCGGTATCAGATTTTTATGGGCCGATGTTGAAGAAGTGGCAGAAGAAATCAGAAAATATTTACTTGATTTCCCAGGTGTCGAAATTGTAGATATTGCCGGAAGTTACAGAAGGAGAAAAGAAACAGTCGGAGATTTGGATATTTTGGTTATTGCGGATGATTATATGAAAGTAAGTGAATATTTTACAAACTATAAAAGGGTAAAAGAAGTATATTCAAAAGGTTTAACAAGAAGTACGGTTTTTTTGGACAATTCTCTCCAGATTGACCTCAGGGCGGTTACAAAAGAGAGTTACGGAAGTGCTCTTCATTATTTTACAGGAAGCAAAGCTCACAATATAGCAATAAGAAAAATGGCAATAGATATGGGGCTAAAAGTAAATGAATATGGAATATACAAAGGGACAAAAAGAATTGCCGGAAAAAGCGAAGAAGAAGTGTATGAAACAATGGGACTAAGATATATAGAACCTGAACTCAGAGAAAACAGGGGGGAAATTGAAGCTGCTAAAAATAATAATTTACCAAAACTTGTGAGGGAGGATGATATAAAAGGAGATTTAAAAGTTTATTTTAATAAAAACATTAAAGAAATTATCGATGAGGCTGAAAAAAAAGGTTATGAATTTTTGGGAATTTGTACAAAAAATATTGAAGATTTGGAAAAAATAAAAAAATTAAAATCAAAACTGAAAATTTACAGTGTTATTGAATGTAAAATAGATAAAAACGGTGAATTAAATTATTCGAAAGATAAAATTAAAGATTTTGATATAGTTTACGGAAGTGTGGAGGATAATTTTAATTTAGATAAAGTTATCCAGACAAAAAGAATAATCAACGCTTTAAATCATATTGATGTTTTATCACATCCAATTTGCAGAAAAATTCAGAAATTTGACGGAATCGATATTGAGTTTGAGCAAATATTAAAAGCAGCTAAAGAAAAAAATAAAATACTCGAAATTGATGCAAGAAGAGATAGGCTTGATTTGGATGATTCTAAAATAAAACTTGCAAAAGAAACGGGTGTAAGAATGTGCATTAATTCTTATGCTACAAATAAAAAAGAGCTTTATAATATGAAATACGGATTGAATCAGGCAAGAAGAGGCTGGGCTGAGAGGGAAGATTTAATTAATACGTTAAAAAATTTTATTTAA
- a CDS encoding DUF167 domain-containing protein has translation MNAKFYEIKDDKVIIYVKAQPNSSKNKIAGLYGDNLKINIKAPAVEGAANKELVKFLSKTFKIPKSDIIIKGETSKRKQIILPLNEKIKEFLKEYNEQ, from the coding sequence GTGAATGCAAAATTTTATGAAATAAAAGATGATAAAGTTATAATTTATGTAAAAGCGCAGCCAAATTCTTCAAAAAATAAAATAGCAGGTCTTTATGGAGACAATCTAAAAATAAACATAAAAGCTCCTGCTGTAGAGGGTGCGGCAAATAAAGAATTGGTTAAATTTTTATCCAAAACATTTAAGATTCCCAAAAGCGATATAATAATAAAAGGAGAAACAAGTAAAAGGAAGCAAATTATATTGCCGCTTAATGAAAAAATAAAAGAATTTTTAAAGGAATACAATGAGCAATAG
- a CDS encoding glycosyltransferase N-terminal domain-containing protein, translated as MKNVIFNFFYLFFLFILYLISIPFLIYLSFKKKYKKSIPSRFFLINNPPFTKKLYYFHACSLGETKALKPLIEQFDEVNLSVITNTGYAEAKRYKNVHLRFLPFEIFLPFWLKPCKTLVVMEAELWYMFFYLAKRRCNKTVLLNARISEKSYPKYLKFKWFYKKIFENIDIVLAQSEEDKKRLLNLGAKNIKVTGNIKTYFNPKITTEFIKKKPLIILASTHKNEEELILSELDLNKFQVAVVPRHPERFDEVYNIMKKYGKMERLSEKFLMENGKWIMKNEKLI; from the coding sequence GTGAAAAATGTAATATTTAATTTTTTTTATCTTTTTTTTCTTTTTATTTTATATTTAATTTCAATTCCTTTTTTAATTTATCTCAGCTTTAAAAAAAAATACAAAAAATCTATCCCCTCCAGATTTTTTCTGATAAACAATCCTCCTTTTACAAAAAAACTATATTATTTCCATGCATGTTCCCTTGGTGAAACAAAAGCATTAAAACCGCTTATTGAGCAGTTTGATGAAGTTAATTTAAGTGTAATAACCAATACGGGTTATGCCGAAGCAAAAAGATATAAAAATGTTCATCTCAGATTTTTGCCGTTTGAGATTTTTTTACCTTTTTGGCTAAAACCTTGTAAAACTTTAGTGGTAATGGAAGCCGAATTATGGTATATGTTTTTTTATCTTGCAAAAAGAAGATGTAATAAGACGGTTTTACTAAATGCCAGAATTAGTGAAAAAAGTTATCCCAAGTATCTTAAATTTAAATGGTTTTATAAAAAAATTTTTGAAAATATTGATATTGTTTTGGCACAAAGCGAGGAGGATAAAAAAAGGCTTTTGAACTTAGGGGCAAAAAATATAAAAGTTACAGGAAATATAAAGACATATTTTAATCCAAAAATTACAACCGAGTTTATTAAAAAAAAGCCTTTGATTATTTTGGCTTCAACGCACAAAAACGAAGAAGAGCTGATTTTGTCGGAGCTTGATTTAAATAAATTTCAGGTTGCTGTGGTACCAAGACATCCGGAAAGATTTGACGAAGTATATAATATTATGAAAAAGTATGGGAAAATGGAACGATTAAGCGAAAAATTTTTAATGGAAAATGGAAAATGGATAATGAAAAATGAAAAGTTAATTTGA
- a CDS encoding zinc ribbon domain-containing protein, which produces MNKFLKELIELNGYERKLKELEPVEINIKAPVTKFENQKKALEERLEKLEEEIRNIKLKKSKNELLIKELKDKLISIEEKQSKAKTEKEFKALQIEEELAREQIEAANEEIAKFEKQLELKNEEKENIKKEIEKIDSEITVLSVDVEKKLETVKKQKEAIYKKKEKLINEMNPQIYRFYEKIKRWAGITAVTPVRKQACSGCNMKISDKVYTEVIKGEEIVTCPHCGRVLFVEESENSESSE; this is translated from the coding sequence ATGAATAAATTTTTAAAAGAGTTAATAGAACTCAACGGATATGAAAGGAAATTGAAAGAACTCGAACCTGTTGAGATTAATATTAAAGCTCCTGTAACCAAATTTGAAAACCAGAAAAAAGCTCTTGAAGAGAGACTCGAAAAACTTGAAGAAGAGATTAGAAATATTAAACTAAAAAAAAGTAAAAACGAATTATTAATAAAAGAGCTTAAAGATAAACTTATTTCTATAGAAGAAAAACAGAGTAAAGCAAAAACAGAAAAAGAATTTAAAGCACTTCAAATAGAAGAGGAACTGGCACGTGAACAAATTGAAGCGGCAAACGAAGAAATTGCAAAATTTGAAAAACAGCTTGAACTTAAAAATGAAGAAAAAGAAAATATAAAAAAAGAGATTGAAAAAATAGATTCTGAAATCACTGTTTTGAGTGTTGATGTTGAAAAAAAACTGGAAACAGTAAAAAAACAAAAAGAAGCAATTTATAAGAAAAAAGAAAAACTTATAAATGAAATGAATCCTCAAATTTACAGATTTTATGAAAAAATTAAGAGATGGGCGGGTATAACTGCTGTAACTCCTGTCAGAAAACAGGCATGCAGCGGTTGTAATATGAAAATCAGCGATAAAGTTTATACAGAAGTGATTAAAGGTGAAGAAATAGTAACCTGTCCTCATTGCGGAAGAGTGTTGTTTGTTGAAGAAAGTGAAAACAGTGAAAGTAGTGAGTAG